From a region of the Cucumis sativus cultivar 9930 chromosome 6, Cucumber_9930_V3, whole genome shotgun sequence genome:
- the LOC101215253 gene encoding lipase isoform X4: MEYETNSSYVYNHTFAIVMVEYASAVYISDMTALFTWTCSRCHGLTQGFEVVQLVVDVESCLQSYVGVAKDPQAIIIAFRGTRGTSIQNWIEDLFWKQLDLDYPGMPGAKVHSGFYRAYHCTTIRPAILNAVKKAKEAYGDLDIIVTGHSMGGAIAAFCALDLIVNHNAPNVQVVTFGQPRIGNAAFASYYGKHLPKTTRVTHGHDIVPHLPPYFSMLRRKTYHHFPREVWLHDTTSKLKCLAYNYETVCDDSGEDPDCSRSVVGNSIQDHLSYYGVEFPTDDPGTCWIVMDPLLVKYGSIDSEGNVVLLKNPATPITQAQIAVGK, translated from the exons ATGGAGTACGAGACAAATAGTTCATATGTTTACAACCATACTTTTGCCATTGTCATGGTTGAATATGCTTCTGCA GTTTACATTTCTGATATGACAGCATTATTTACGTGGACATGTTCAAGATGCCATGGCCTTACTCAG GGATTTGAAGTTGTGCAGCTGGTTGTAGATGTTGAAAGTTGCCTGCAG TCATATGTTGGAGTAGCAAAGGATCCACAAGCTATTATAATTGCATTCAGAGGAACACGGGGAACTAG CATACAGAATTGGATAGAAGATTTATTCTGGAAGCAGCTAGATTTAGATTATCCTGGAATGCCAGGTGCAAAG GTGCATAGTGGATTTTATCGTGCTTATCACTGTACAACAATACGCCCTGCAATTTTAAATGCAGttaaaaaagcaaaggaaGCTTATGGGGATCTCGACATTATTGTGACGGGGCATTCAATGGGGGGAGCAATTGCTGCCTTTTGTGCTCTTGATCTTATA GTCAATCATAATGCCCCAAATGTTCAAGTTGTGACATTTGGCCAACCTCGCATCGGCAATGCAGCTTTTGCATCATACTACGGCAAACATTTGCCGAAGACTACACGAGTCACACATGGACATGATATCGTGCCCCATTTGCCTCCTTACTTTTCCATGTTGCGCCGGAAAACATACCACCACTTCCCAAGAGAG GTATGGCTTCATGATACTACATCTAAATTGAAGTGTCTTGCCTACAACTACGAGACTGTTTGTGATGATTCTGGTGAAGATCCAGATTGTAGTAG ATCTGTGGTTGGAAACAGCATTCAAGACCATTTATCCTATTATGGGGTGGAATTCCCTACAGATGATCCTGGAACATGTTGGATCGTGATGGATCCATTGCTCGTCAAGTATGGATCGATTGATTCGGAAGGTAATGTCGTGTTGCTCAAGAATCCGGCTACTCCTATTACTCAGGCACAAATCGCGGtgggaaaatga
- the LOC101215253 gene encoding lipase isoform X3, with product MEIRGWLMLFFFALLLVFSVGSEAKLMEYETNSSYVYNHTFAIVMVEYASAVYISDMTALFTWTCSRCHGLTQGFEVVQLVVDVESCLQSYVGVAKDPQAIIIAFRGTRGTSIQNWIEDLFWKQLDLDYPGMPGAKVHSGFYRAYHCTTIRPAILNAVKKAKEAYGDLDIIVTGHSMGGAIAAFCALDLIVNHNAPNVQVVTFGQPRIGNAAFASYYGKHLPKTTRVTHGHDIVPHLPPYFSMLRRKTYHHFPREVWLHDTTSKLKCLAYNYETVCDDSGEDPDCSRSVVGNSIQDHLSYYGVEFPTDDPGTCWIVMDPLLVKYGSIDSEGNVVLLKNPATPITQAQIAVGK from the exons ATGGAAATTCGTGGATGGTTGATGTTGTTCTTCTTTGCTTTATTGTTAGTCTTCTCTGTTGGAAGTG AGGCGAAGTTGATGGAGTACGAGACAAATAGTTCATATGTTTACAACCATACTTTTGCCATTGTCATGGTTGAATATGCTTCTGCA GTTTACATTTCTGATATGACAGCATTATTTACGTGGACATGTTCAAGATGCCATGGCCTTACTCAG GGATTTGAAGTTGTGCAGCTGGTTGTAGATGTTGAAAGTTGCCTGCAG TCATATGTTGGAGTAGCAAAGGATCCACAAGCTATTATAATTGCATTCAGAGGAACACGGGGAACTAG CATACAGAATTGGATAGAAGATTTATTCTGGAAGCAGCTAGATTTAGATTATCCTGGAATGCCAGGTGCAAAG GTGCATAGTGGATTTTATCGTGCTTATCACTGTACAACAATACGCCCTGCAATTTTAAATGCAGttaaaaaagcaaaggaaGCTTATGGGGATCTCGACATTATTGTGACGGGGCATTCAATGGGGGGAGCAATTGCTGCCTTTTGTGCTCTTGATCTTATA GTCAATCATAATGCCCCAAATGTTCAAGTTGTGACATTTGGCCAACCTCGCATCGGCAATGCAGCTTTTGCATCATACTACGGCAAACATTTGCCGAAGACTACACGAGTCACACATGGACATGATATCGTGCCCCATTTGCCTCCTTACTTTTCCATGTTGCGCCGGAAAACATACCACCACTTCCCAAGAGAG GTATGGCTTCATGATACTACATCTAAATTGAAGTGTCTTGCCTACAACTACGAGACTGTTTGTGATGATTCTGGTGAAGATCCAGATTGTAGTAG ATCTGTGGTTGGAAACAGCATTCAAGACCATTTATCCTATTATGGGGTGGAATTCCCTACAGATGATCCTGGAACATGTTGGATCGTGATGGATCCATTGCTCGTCAAGTATGGATCGATTGATTCGGAAGGTAATGTCGTGTTGCTCAAGAATCCGGCTACTCCTATTACTCAGGCACAAATCGCGGtgggaaaatga
- the LOC101215253 gene encoding lipase isoform X1 has translation MIGYMEIRGWLMLFFFALLLVFSVGSEAKLMEYETNSSYVYNHTFAIVMVEYASAVYISDMTALFTWTCSRCHGLTQGFEVVQLVVDVESCLQSYVGVAKDPQAIIIAFRGTRGTSIQNWIEDLFWKQLDLDYPGMPGAKVHSGFYRAYHCTTIRPAILNAVKKAKEAYGDLDIIVTGHSMGGAIAAFCALDLIVNHNAPNVQVVTFGQPRIGNAAFASYYGKHLPKTTRVTHGHDIVPHLPPYFSMLRRKTYHHFPREVWLHDTTSKLKCLAYNYETVCDDSGEDPDCSRSVVGNSIQDHLSYYGVEFPTDDPGTCWIVMDPLLVKYGSIDSEGNVVLLKNPATPITQAQIAVGK, from the exons ATGATCGG ATATATGGAAATTCGTGGATGGTTGATGTTGTTCTTCTTTGCTTTATTGTTAGTCTTCTCTGTTGGAAGTG AGGCGAAGTTGATGGAGTACGAGACAAATAGTTCATATGTTTACAACCATACTTTTGCCATTGTCATGGTTGAATATGCTTCTGCA GTTTACATTTCTGATATGACAGCATTATTTACGTGGACATGTTCAAGATGCCATGGCCTTACTCAG GGATTTGAAGTTGTGCAGCTGGTTGTAGATGTTGAAAGTTGCCTGCAG TCATATGTTGGAGTAGCAAAGGATCCACAAGCTATTATAATTGCATTCAGAGGAACACGGGGAACTAG CATACAGAATTGGATAGAAGATTTATTCTGGAAGCAGCTAGATTTAGATTATCCTGGAATGCCAGGTGCAAAG GTGCATAGTGGATTTTATCGTGCTTATCACTGTACAACAATACGCCCTGCAATTTTAAATGCAGttaaaaaagcaaaggaaGCTTATGGGGATCTCGACATTATTGTGACGGGGCATTCAATGGGGGGAGCAATTGCTGCCTTTTGTGCTCTTGATCTTATA GTCAATCATAATGCCCCAAATGTTCAAGTTGTGACATTTGGCCAACCTCGCATCGGCAATGCAGCTTTTGCATCATACTACGGCAAACATTTGCCGAAGACTACACGAGTCACACATGGACATGATATCGTGCCCCATTTGCCTCCTTACTTTTCCATGTTGCGCCGGAAAACATACCACCACTTCCCAAGAGAG GTATGGCTTCATGATACTACATCTAAATTGAAGTGTCTTGCCTACAACTACGAGACTGTTTGTGATGATTCTGGTGAAGATCCAGATTGTAGTAG ATCTGTGGTTGGAAACAGCATTCAAGACCATTTATCCTATTATGGGGTGGAATTCCCTACAGATGATCCTGGAACATGTTGGATCGTGATGGATCCATTGCTCGTCAAGTATGGATCGATTGATTCGGAAGGTAATGTCGTGTTGCTCAAGAATCCGGCTACTCCTATTACTCAGGCACAAATCGCGGtgggaaaatga
- the LOC101215253 gene encoding lipase isoform X2, translated as MKRYMEIRGWLMLFFFALLLVFSVGSEAKLMEYETNSSYVYNHTFAIVMVEYASAVYISDMTALFTWTCSRCHGLTQGFEVVQLVVDVESCLQSYVGVAKDPQAIIIAFRGTRGTSIQNWIEDLFWKQLDLDYPGMPGAKVHSGFYRAYHCTTIRPAILNAVKKAKEAYGDLDIIVTGHSMGGAIAAFCALDLIVNHNAPNVQVVTFGQPRIGNAAFASYYGKHLPKTTRVTHGHDIVPHLPPYFSMLRRKTYHHFPREVWLHDTTSKLKCLAYNYETVCDDSGEDPDCSRSVVGNSIQDHLSYYGVEFPTDDPGTCWIVMDPLLVKYGSIDSEGNVVLLKNPATPITQAQIAVGK; from the exons ATGAAGAG ATATATGGAAATTCGTGGATGGTTGATGTTGTTCTTCTTTGCTTTATTGTTAGTCTTCTCTGTTGGAAGTG AGGCGAAGTTGATGGAGTACGAGACAAATAGTTCATATGTTTACAACCATACTTTTGCCATTGTCATGGTTGAATATGCTTCTGCA GTTTACATTTCTGATATGACAGCATTATTTACGTGGACATGTTCAAGATGCCATGGCCTTACTCAG GGATTTGAAGTTGTGCAGCTGGTTGTAGATGTTGAAAGTTGCCTGCAG TCATATGTTGGAGTAGCAAAGGATCCACAAGCTATTATAATTGCATTCAGAGGAACACGGGGAACTAG CATACAGAATTGGATAGAAGATTTATTCTGGAAGCAGCTAGATTTAGATTATCCTGGAATGCCAGGTGCAAAG GTGCATAGTGGATTTTATCGTGCTTATCACTGTACAACAATACGCCCTGCAATTTTAAATGCAGttaaaaaagcaaaggaaGCTTATGGGGATCTCGACATTATTGTGACGGGGCATTCAATGGGGGGAGCAATTGCTGCCTTTTGTGCTCTTGATCTTATA GTCAATCATAATGCCCCAAATGTTCAAGTTGTGACATTTGGCCAACCTCGCATCGGCAATGCAGCTTTTGCATCATACTACGGCAAACATTTGCCGAAGACTACACGAGTCACACATGGACATGATATCGTGCCCCATTTGCCTCCTTACTTTTCCATGTTGCGCCGGAAAACATACCACCACTTCCCAAGAGAG GTATGGCTTCATGATACTACATCTAAATTGAAGTGTCTTGCCTACAACTACGAGACTGTTTGTGATGATTCTGGTGAAGATCCAGATTGTAGTAG ATCTGTGGTTGGAAACAGCATTCAAGACCATTTATCCTATTATGGGGTGGAATTCCCTACAGATGATCCTGGAACATGTTGGATCGTGATGGATCCATTGCTCGTCAAGTATGGATCGATTGATTCGGAAGGTAATGTCGTGTTGCTCAAGAATCCGGCTACTCCTATTACTCAGGCACAAATCGCGGtgggaaaatga